From one Bacteroides eggerthii genomic stretch:
- the ansB gene encoding L-asparaginase 2 encodes MKKLERLSMVAAMLLFSAMMTFAQQKPNIHILATGGTIAGTGTSATATNYTAGQVAIGTLLDAVPELKNIANVTGEQIVKIGSQDMNDDVWLTLAKKINQLLKRSDIDGIVITHGTDTMEETAYFLNLTVKSDKPVVLVGAMRPSTALSADGPLNLYNAVVVAGAKESKGKGVLVAMNGSVLGAASVLKMNTVDVQTFQAPNDGALGYVLNGKVTYNMSSAKKHTTQSVFDVTNLNSLPKVGIVYSYSNIEADIVAPMLDNGYKGIIHAGVGNGNIHKNIFPILIDARKKGILVVRSSRVPTGPTSLDAEVDDAQYQFIASQELNPQKSRVLLMLALTKTNDWKQIQEYFNEY; translated from the coding sequence ACTGTTTTCCGCAATGATGACTTTTGCGCAACAAAAGCCTAATATTCATATCCTTGCCACCGGTGGAACAATTGCCGGAACAGGAACGTCTGCTACTGCCACAAATTATACTGCCGGACAAGTAGCTATCGGTACCCTGCTTGACGCTGTGCCTGAACTGAAAAATATAGCTAACGTAACAGGAGAGCAAATCGTAAAAATCGGTTCACAAGATATGAACGATGATGTCTGGCTAACTCTTGCAAAGAAGATTAACCAGCTTCTGAAACGCTCTGACATTGACGGTATCGTGATTACCCATGGAACCGATACAATGGAAGAAACAGCCTATTTCCTCAACCTGACAGTAAAGAGCGATAAACCGGTTGTTTTAGTCGGAGCCATGCGCCCATCCACCGCCCTCAGTGCCGACGGGCCTCTTAACTTATATAATGCCGTTGTTGTGGCCGGAGCAAAAGAGTCCAAAGGAAAAGGCGTTTTAGTGGCAATGAACGGAAGCGTACTCGGTGCTGCAAGCGTACTGAAAATGAATACCGTTGACGTACAAACATTTCAAGCCCCCAATGACGGCGCACTTGGCTATGTCTTGAATGGCAAGGTCACATATAATATGTCATCCGCAAAGAAACATACTACTCAATCCGTATTCGATGTTACCAACTTGAACTCACTCCCCAAAGTAGGTATCGTTTACAGTTATTCAAACATCGAAGCCGATATCGTCGCCCCAATGTTAGATAACGGATATAAAGGTATTATCCATGCAGGAGTAGGCAACGGAAATATTCATAAGAATATATTTCCCATACTAATAGATGCACGCAAGAAAGGTATACTTGTGGTCCGTTCATCAAGAGTGCCGACAGGCCCGACCTCTCTCGATGCAGAAGTAGACGATGCGCAATATCAGTTTATCGCATCACAGGAGTTAAATCCTCAGAAGTCACGTGTTTTGCTAATGCTTGCGCTAACCAAGACCAATGACTGGAAACAGATTCAGGAATATTTTAATGAATACTAA
- the feoB gene encoding ferrous iron transport protein B, translating into MRLSELKTGEKGVIVKVLGHGGFRKRIVEMGFVKGKTVEVLLNAPLKDPVKYKVMGYEISLRHQEAEMIEIVGEQEMLRDAVHLDYHEGMSEDMRLSEEELKRIALGKRRTINVALVGNPNCGKTSLFNIASGSHEHVGNYSGVTVDAKEGYFDFQGYHFRIVDLPGTYSLSAYSPEEIYVRHHIINETPDIIINVVDSSNLERNLYLTTQLIDMNVRMVIALNMYDELEASGNTLDYVKLGQLFGVPMLPTISRTGKGIEQLFHVIIGIYEGGDFLDKKGKVRAEILNDLRNWHKEYVPDHDFGTHKEEKEHPVGFYRHIHINHGPELERSIEEVKRVISVNENIRYKYSTRFLAIKLLENDGDLEKIVQEFPNGKDIIEVRNREEQRLRNAINEDSEQAITDAKYGFISGALRETYVDNHEDTARTTRVIDSIVTHRVWGYPIFFLFLYLMFEGTFILGDYPMQGIEWLVGVLGDWVRNNMSEGPLKDLLVDGIIGGVGGVIVFLPNILILYFFISLMEDSGYMARAAFIMDKIMHKMGLHGKSFIPLIMGFGCNVPAIMASRTIENRKSRLVTMLINPLMSCSARLPIYLLLVGAFFPNNASLVLLVIYAIGILLAVVMARLFCRFLVKGDDTPFVMELPPYRIPTSKSIFRHTWEKGAQYLRKMGGIIMIASIVIWALGYYPNHDAYTDVAEQQENSYIGRIGKAMEPVIKPLGFDWKLGIGILSGVGAKELVVSTLGVLYADDAEADAVSLGERIPITPLVAFCYMVFVLIYFPCIATLAAIKGESGSWKWALFTAVYTTVLAWVVVFAIYQIGGMFG; encoded by the coding sequence ATGCGTTTGTCCGAATTGAAAACCGGTGAAAAAGGTGTAATTGTTAAAGTACTGGGACATGGTGGTTTCCGTAAGCGAATCGTAGAAATGGGATTTGTCAAGGGAAAAACGGTGGAGGTACTGCTGAATGCCCCTTTGAAGGATCCTGTTAAGTACAAGGTAATGGGATATGAAATATCATTGCGGCATCAGGAAGCTGAAATGATTGAGATTGTTGGCGAACAGGAAATGCTCCGGGATGCGGTACATCTTGATTATCACGAGGGGATGAGCGAGGATATGCGTCTGAGTGAAGAAGAACTGAAACGTATCGCTTTGGGCAAACGTCGTACTATTAATGTGGCTTTGGTGGGAAATCCCAATTGTGGCAAGACGTCTCTTTTTAATATTGCTTCGGGTTCGCACGAGCATGTAGGGAATTATAGCGGTGTAACCGTAGATGCCAAAGAAGGCTATTTCGACTTTCAGGGCTATCACTTCCGCATTGTAGACTTGCCGGGAACCTATTCTCTTTCTGCATATTCTCCTGAAGAAATTTATGTTCGTCACCACATTATCAATGAAACGCCGGATATTATAATCAACGTAGTGGATTCTTCCAATTTGGAACGTAATCTGTATCTTACTACCCAGCTGATTGACATGAATGTACGTATGGTTATTGCGCTCAATATGTACGATGAACTGGAAGCGAGTGGTAATACGTTGGATTACGTAAAGCTTGGACAATTGTTCGGCGTGCCGATGCTGCCTACTATTAGCCGAACCGGGAAGGGGATTGAACAGCTTTTTCATGTTATTATCGGTATTTACGAAGGCGGAGACTTCTTGGATAAGAAAGGGAAAGTGCGTGCTGAAATACTGAATGACCTGCGCAATTGGCACAAGGAATATGTGCCCGATCATGATTTTGGGACTCACAAGGAGGAGAAGGAACATCCGGTTGGCTTTTACCGCCATATTCATATCAATCATGGGCCTGAACTGGAACGGAGCATTGAGGAGGTGAAGCGCGTTATCAGCGTCAATGAAAACATACGGTATAAATATTCTACTCGTTTTTTGGCTATCAAGTTGCTGGAAAATGACGGTGACTTGGAGAAAATAGTACAGGAGTTTCCTAATGGAAAAGATATTATTGAAGTTCGTAATCGTGAAGAGCAACGCCTTCGCAATGCGATAAACGAGGATAGCGAGCAGGCCATTACGGATGCTAAATACGGTTTTATTTCCGGTGCACTTCGTGAAACCTATGTTGACAATCATGAAGATACGGCACGTACCACGCGTGTGATAGACTCGATTGTGACGCATCGCGTATGGGGGTACCCTATTTTTTTTCTGTTCCTGTATCTGATGTTTGAAGGAACATTTATACTGGGGGACTATCCTATGCAGGGTATTGAATGGCTGGTAGGGGTACTGGGCGATTGGGTGAGGAATAACATGTCAGAAGGTCCGCTGAAAGACTTACTGGTTGACGGTATCATTGGTGGTGTAGGCGGGGTTATCGTCTTCCTGCCGAATATTTTGATTTTGTATTTTTTCATTTCTTTAATGGAAGATTCCGGATATATGGCGCGTGCAGCTTTTATTATGGATAAGATAATGCATAAAATGGGGTTGCATGGTAAGTCTTTCATTCCTTTGATTATGGGATTTGGTTGCAATGTGCCGGCCATTATGGCTTCACGAACCATTGAGAACCGTAAAAGTCGGCTGGTAACCATGCTCATCAATCCGTTGATGTCATGTAGTGCCCGTTTGCCTATTTATTTGCTGTTGGTGGGGGCGTTCTTTCCCAATAATGCCAGTCTGGTATTATTGGTAATTTATGCTATCGGTATTTTGCTGGCGGTAGTTATGGCGCGGCTTTTCTGTCGTTTTCTGGTGAAGGGAGACGATACGCCGTTTGTTATGGAGCTTCCCCCTTACCGCATACCCACATCCAAGTCTATTTTCCGCCATACTTGGGAGAAAGGTGCGCAGTATTTACGTAAAATGGGGGGAATCATTATGATAGCTTCCATTGTTATATGGGCTTTAGGATACTATCCGAACCATGACGCATATACAGATGTGGCCGAACAACAGGAAAATTCTTATATCGGTAGGATAGGTAAGGCCATGGAGCCGGTGATAAAACCGTTGGGCTTCGATTGGAAGCTGGGCATTGGTATTCTTTCTGGTGTAGGAGCTAAGGAATTGGTGGTAAGTACACTTGGCGTACTGTATGCAGATGACGCCGAAGCTGATGCGGTGAGTTTGGGTGAACGTATCCCGATTACTCCTTTGGTGGCTTTTTGCTATATGGTGTTTGTACTGATTTATTTTCCATGTATCGCTACACTGGCTGCCATTAAAGGAGAATCAGGAAGTTGGAAGTGGGCATTGTTTACAGCAGTGTACACCACTGTGCTTGCATGGGTAGTGGTCTTTGCTATTTATCAGATAGGAGGAATGTTTGGATGA
- a CDS encoding porin: protein MKKLTFILLAASCMQSMYSQNTEKNEKFLENKTLFEELTNVKKKQDKFNLFLNMQGSFDANFRNGFEEGAFKMRQLRIEAKGNLNNWLSYRYRQRLNRSNDSSGNIDNLPTSIDIAGIGVKLGKGFSIFAGKQCTAYGGIEFDLNPIEIYEYSDMIENMSNFMTGLNIGYDINAHQQLNLQILDSRNGSFNKTYGVENAEDELPTIESGKLPLVYTLNWNGNFNDIFKTRWSASIMNEAKDKYLYYYAFGNELNLDKFNMFLDFMYSKESIDRKGIMTGITGSMEGHNASNIGYFSMVTKLNYRFLPKWNVFVKGMYETASLTKQQENLEKGKYRTAWGYFAGVEFYPMDTNLHFFLTYVGRTYDFTARAKSLGQENYSTNRVSVGFIYQLPMF, encoded by the coding sequence ATAAAAAAACTGACATTTATACTCCTGGCAGCAAGCTGCATGCAAAGCATGTATTCTCAAAATACAGAAAAAAACGAGAAGTTCCTTGAGAATAAAACGCTGTTTGAAGAACTCACCAACGTAAAGAAAAAACAGGATAAGTTCAACTTATTCCTCAACATGCAAGGCAGTTTCGATGCCAATTTCCGCAATGGTTTTGAAGAAGGGGCTTTCAAAATGAGACAACTCCGCATTGAAGCCAAAGGAAATCTCAACAACTGGCTCTCATACCGGTACCGGCAACGGCTAAACCGATCAAATGACAGCAGTGGAAATATAGACAATCTTCCTACCTCTATCGATATTGCCGGAATTGGCGTAAAGTTAGGAAAGGGGTTCTCTATCTTTGCCGGCAAGCAATGTACTGCATACGGTGGCATTGAATTCGATCTGAATCCTATCGAAATATACGAATATAGCGATATGATTGAGAACATGAGCAACTTCATGACCGGTTTGAACATCGGTTACGATATTAACGCCCATCAGCAGCTGAACCTTCAAATATTGGACAGCCGCAACGGTTCTTTCAACAAGACATATGGTGTTGAAAACGCCGAAGATGAACTCCCAACAATAGAATCGGGCAAACTTCCACTGGTGTATACTTTGAACTGGAACGGAAATTTCAATGACATCTTCAAGACGCGCTGGTCTGCTTCTATCATGAACGAAGCAAAAGACAAGTACCTCTATTATTATGCGTTCGGTAATGAACTAAACTTAGATAAGTTCAATATGTTCCTCGATTTCATGTACTCCAAAGAAAGTATCGACCGCAAAGGCATCATGACAGGAATAACAGGCAGCATGGAAGGGCACAATGCTTCCAACATCGGATACTTTTCAATGGTAACTAAATTGAATTACCGTTTTCTACCTAAATGGAATGTCTTCGTAAAAGGGATGTACGAAACAGCATCTCTCACCAAACAACAGGAAAATTTAGAAAAAGGGAAATACCGTACCGCATGGGGCTACTTTGCCGGTGTAGAGTTCTACCCTATGGATACCAACCTGCATTTCTTCCTCACTTACGTAGGCCGTACTTATGATTTTACAGCCCGCGCTAAATCACTTGGACAAGAAAACTACTCTACGAACAGAGTATCAGTAGGATTCATATACCAATTACCGATGTTTTAA